The DNA region TAAAGGTGGTACCTCATGTAAGTATAGGAAGGCGGAAAGTACCGAAAGAAAAAAGACTTTATCAACCATGGGATCAAGGAGTATACCCCACTTGCTTTCCTTCCTGTTTTTTCTTGCCACGCTACCATCAAGCAGATCAGATAAAGCTCCTATAAGTATGAGAAAAGAAGAAAAAGCTTTATTTTCTTCTAAGACTGCGTAAAAAGCGGGAAATGTTAACAAAAACCTTACAAGAGTTATTAGGGTAGCCATTTGTATGATTTTAACATCAGCTCACCTTCAAGATCTCTCACAAATTGGTAAGCTGTCCTACCAGAAAAGCCTTGTCTTTGGCTTGCCCACTTTAATGCCCTTTGTGTAAGTTCTTCTTCGTTTATACTCAGACCTTTTATTTTTACGTAATTTTTTACTATATCAAGATACTCCCTCTTTCCAAAAGAGAAAAAGCCGAGCCTTATTCCAAACCGTTCTACCAAAGAAACCACCTGGATACGCCCTTCTTCGGGAAATTTCTCTTCACGTTCACTTTCCTCCATGAGGTTTCTTCTGTTTGATGTAACATAAACAACCACGTTGGGAGGTCTCTCCTCAACGTCACCATCCAAAAGAGATTTTAGTATATTAACCTGCTCATCATGATGCTCAAAGGACAGGTCATCAAAGAAAAGTATGAACTTTTTTTGAGTGCCTCTTAGTAGCTCATACAGATCGGATATGTGTATTATGTCCATCTGGTATATCTGTACCATTCTGAGTCCATCTTTGCCAAACAATCCGAGCATGGATTTTACCAGCGAAGATTTACCGGTTCCTCTATCTCCCCAAAGAAGTGCATCGTGTGCCGGAAGACCTTTAACGAGTTTAAGGGTATTCTTTCTGAGTTCCTCCTTTTGTTTGTCTATGTGTAGTAACGTTTCAAAATCTGGGATATGTGGCTGTAATATGGGTTGTAATTTACCATCTTTGAATCGAAAAGCCAGCGCATTCTCAAAGTCTATCCCCATTTTAACTTCTCCTTGAGTATCTCAAAAAAGCTCCTTTTCGGATTT from Hydrogenobacter sp. includes:
- a CDS encoding CDP-alcohol phosphatidyltransferase family protein encodes the protein MATLITLVRFLLTFPAFYAVLEENKAFSSFLILIGALSDLLDGSVARKNRKESKWGILLDPMVDKVFFLSVLSAFLYLHEVPPLPFLLILIRELLVSFLRSISVEKGYIMQASYLGKTKAFFEFLSIFLLSLGYSVGIWTLWIAIIFGYTSMYDYLLKYTTFERR
- a CDS encoding ATP-binding protein; protein product: MGIDFENALAFRFKDGKLQPILQPHIPDFETLLHIDKQKEELRKNTLKLVKGLPAHDALLWGDRGTGKSSLVKSMLGLFGKDGLRMVQIYQMDIIHISDLYELLRGTQKKFILFFDDLSFEHHDEQVNILKSLLDGDVEERPPNVVVYVTSNRRNLMEESEREEKFPEEGRIQVVSLVERFGIRLGFFSFGKREYLDIVKNYVKIKGLSINEEELTQRALKWASQRQGFSGRTAYQFVRDLEGELMLKSYKWLP